Proteins encoded by one window of Mariniplasma anaerobium:
- a CDS encoding ABC transporter substrate-binding protein: MKKILMLGLFILTISLLVGCESGPTLRLYNWGEYIDDELVYEFEDETGIKVKQIAFDSNEVALTQIKSGNQYDLVIPSEYAIEQLIEEDLIEMIDWTKITTFNRDTDLADGLNDILTELSEGAQGYDILDYAIPYFWGNVGILYDTTTVDAADLTGWDVLTNGDYEIAFYNSSRDSFMLALKATGANSINTPTDDEFDTAASWLGNALTSETYVITDEIFDAMLDPARYDLAVSYSGDANYLMSENENLDFFVPEEGTNIWVDAFITPKGANMDYAYQFMNFMLSYDSALRNTEFVGYSSPRKDVFEEVLAVGGSFADYATSYDVRQNDNDEVYRYNESLKLEMDTKWQEILADKGYDDNEGLGTGAIAAIIVIGVLVMSTVVTTIIKKRR, from the coding sequence ATGAAAAAAATATTAATGTTAGGTTTATTTATTTTAACAATATCTCTTTTAGTAGGATGTGAATCAGGACCTACCTTAAGACTTTATAATTGGGGAGAATATATTGATGATGAATTGGTATATGAGTTTGAAGATGAAACAGGAATTAAAGTTAAACAAATCGCATTTGATTCTAATGAAGTTGCTTTAACACAAATAAAATCAGGGAATCAATATGATTTAGTGATTCCTAGTGAATATGCAATTGAACAATTAATCGAAGAAGACTTAATTGAAATGATTGACTGGACAAAAATTACGACTTTCAATAGAGACACTGATTTAGCTGATGGATTAAACGATATTCTTACAGAACTATCTGAAGGTGCACAAGGTTATGACATTCTAGATTACGCAATTCCTTATTTTTGGGGAAATGTTGGTATCTTATATGACACAACAACTGTAGATGCAGCTGATTTAACAGGTTGGGATGTATTAACAAATGGTGATTATGAAATCGCATTTTATAATAGTTCAAGAGACTCATTTATGTTAGCCCTTAAGGCAACAGGTGCAAATTCTATTAATACTCCAACTGATGATGAATTTGATACAGCAGCTTCATGGTTAGGCAATGCATTAACTTCAGAAACATATGTCATCACAGATGAAATATTTGACGCTATGCTTGATCCTGCTAGATATGATTTAGCTGTTAGTTATTCAGGTGATGCAAATTACTTAATGAGTGAAAATGAAAATTTAGATTTCTTTGTGCCAGAAGAAGGTACAAATATTTGGGTTGATGCATTTATCACTCCAAAAGGTGCAAATATGGATTATGCATATCAATTTATGAACTTCATGCTTTCATATGACAGTGCACTTAGAAATACAGAATTTGTTGGATATTCTTCACCTAGGAAAGATGTATTTGAAGAAGTTCTTGCAGTAGGTGGATCATTTGCTGATTATGCAACTAGTTATGATGTGAGACAAAATGATAATGATGAAGTTTATCGTTATAATGAATCACTTAAATTAGAAATGGATACAAAATGGCAAGAAATACTTGCAGATAAAGGCTACGATGATAATGAAGGATTGGGCACTGGAGCGATCGCTGCAATCATAGTCATTGGTGTTTTAGTGATGTCAACAGTCGTTACAACAATCATTAAAAAACGTAGATAA
- a CDS encoding ABC transporter permease produces the protein MKKKRINPYQIIFLILVMLFIYAPIISIAVFSFNEANSLTVWQGFTFDRYKELFQDRELFNYTNPRESIVFMTIWIAVVSTFVSTILGTLAAIALTQTKKVVRDITMSVNNIPIVSPEIITAVSLLVLFGALQIAPSYNTMLLAHIAFSTPYVLITVYPKVKSLDPNIADAAYDLGASPLKALFKVILPQIKVAIIAGAAIAFTMSFDDFIISYFVAGSSGDKNISIYLYTNRLSPKPIINALSTIILLIIGGKITYDYFKNDKKVEEME, from the coding sequence ATGAAAAAGAAGCGTATTAACCCTTATCAAATCATATTTTTAATATTAGTGATGTTATTTATTTATGCACCTATTATATCGATTGCTGTATTTTCATTTAATGAAGCAAATTCATTAACAGTATGGCAAGGATTCACATTTGACAGATATAAAGAATTATTTCAAGATCGAGAATTATTTAACTACACAAATCCTAGAGAATCAATTGTCTTTATGACAATTTGGATAGCTGTTGTATCCACATTTGTATCCACTATTTTAGGCACACTTGCAGCAATCGCTTTAACACAAACAAAAAAAGTAGTTAGAGATATAACCATGTCAGTCAATAACATACCTATTGTTTCACCAGAGATTATTACGGCTGTATCGTTATTAGTTTTATTTGGAGCACTTCAAATTGCACCAAGTTATAATACGATGTTATTAGCTCATATTGCGTTTTCAACGCCATATGTACTAATTACCGTCTATCCTAAAGTAAAGAGCTTAGATCCCAATATTGCGGATGCTGCATATGATTTAGGTGCGTCACCACTAAAAGCATTGTTTAAAGTCATCTTACCGCAAATAAAAGTAGCGATTATAGCTGGAGCTGCAATTGCATTTACCATGAGTTTTGATGATTTCATTATTTCATATTTTGTGGCTGGATCTAGTGGAGATAAAAACATATCAATTTATTTATATACAAACAGACTTTCACCAAAACCAATTATTAATGCATTATCAACAATTATCTTATTAATTATTGGTGGAAAGATTACATATGATTATTTTAAAAATGATAAGAAAGTAGAGGAAATGGAATGA
- a CDS encoding ABC transporter permease, translating to MNHNAYYDDKNPKNSKKKSVRQIEKYLSFPYFIVMIVLVVIPIFLMIISSFQFDRQQGVFPIGFTLTHYMDFFRATSFVRAMTSSLWIAFATTVVTLIIGYPLAYLLTKLKFKTQMALLLLINAPMWINMLLRVRALEQIMRMFFPFLINTAPGVVIGLVYVYLPFMVLPIYAVISKIDPNLIESSADLGASRFKTMLKVIIPLSLSGVLSGVLMVFLPAATTIIVPQYLAPSQNIYMIGTLIEKSIIYNGRISYASAIAIVLAIVILGIVFYIKKLDKYKGVNRNEKEAY from the coding sequence ATGAATCACAACGCATATTACGATGATAAAAATCCAAAAAATAGTAAGAAAAAATCAGTTCGTCAAATAGAAAAATATTTAAGTTTCCCATATTTTATAGTCATGATTGTTTTAGTTGTAATTCCTATATTTTTGATGATTATATCTTCATTTCAATTTGATCGTCAACAAGGCGTATTTCCTATAGGATTTACCTTAACACATTACATGGACTTCTTTAGAGCTACATCTTTTGTAAGAGCAATGACATCTAGTTTATGGATTGCGTTTGCAACTACAGTCGTAACGCTTATTATTGGTTATCCACTAGCTTATTTACTAACAAAGTTAAAATTTAAAACACAAATGGCACTTTTATTACTGATTAATGCACCTATGTGGATTAATATGTTATTAAGAGTAAGAGCATTAGAACAAATTATGCGCATGTTTTTCCCATTTTTAATTAACACCGCACCTGGTGTGGTTATAGGGTTGGTTTATGTGTATCTTCCATTTATGGTTTTACCTATTTATGCAGTGATATCTAAAATTGATCCAAATTTAATTGAATCATCTGCCGATCTAGGTGCTTCGAGATTTAAAACAATGCTTAAAGTGATCATACCTCTATCTTTATCAGGTGTATTATCAGGTGTATTGATGGTATTTTTACCAGCAGCAACAACAATTATAGTTCCTCAATATTTAGCACCAAGTCAAAACATTTATATGATCGGAACTTTAATAGAAAAATCGATTATTTATAATGGACGCATCTCTTATGCATCTGCGATTGCAATCGTTTTAGCTATAGTTATTCTTGGTATTGTATTTTATATTAAAAAATTAGATAAGTATAAGGGGGTAAATCGCAATGAAAAAGAAGCGTATTAA
- a CDS encoding ABC transporter ATP-binding protein produces MAALIELKDITKEFNGQVVLRGIDLTIEQNEFVTLLGPSGCGKTTTLRIIGGFVEPSAGEVLFDGVSILDTPAHKRPTNTVFQRYALFPHLNVFENVAFGLRVKNDSLSTLEKMREVQQTYQAKIKATKDKAEIKSYKKLLREEISVLRDPNLLVKKEINQLKKELKTTSNPKDLQKRIDELSDQLVTRKTLEQDIQQKVVKYLKLVGLEGYDEREVHRLSGGQQQRVAIARALINEPKVLLLDEPLAALDLKLRQEMQYELKEIQRSAGITFLFVTHDQEEALTISDKIVVMNQGEIYQIGTPEDIYNEPANTFVARFIGESNIIEGVMKDDYLISFDGVDYKCVDSGFSKNEKVDIVIRPEDIDIVDETKGFLSGIVDSIAFKGVYYEIDVKTEFRTYTIHTTDYHGIDSKVGIIFGPEDIHIMEKW; encoded by the coding sequence ATGGCGGCACTTATTGAATTAAAAGATATAACAAAAGAATTTAATGGACAAGTTGTATTAAGAGGTATTGATCTTACGATAGAACAAAATGAGTTTGTTACCCTTCTAGGTCCATCTGGATGTGGTAAAACGACAACGCTTAGAATCATTGGGGGATTTGTTGAACCAAGTGCTGGTGAAGTCTTATTTGATGGTGTTTCTATTCTAGATACACCTGCTCATAAGAGACCTACAAATACTGTTTTTCAAAGATATGCATTGTTTCCTCATTTAAATGTTTTTGAAAATGTAGCTTTTGGACTTAGAGTTAAAAATGATTCCTTGTCTACTTTAGAAAAAATGAGAGAAGTACAACAAACTTATCAAGCTAAAATAAAGGCTACTAAGGATAAGGCAGAAATTAAATCATATAAAAAATTATTAAGAGAAGAAATTTCAGTTTTACGAGATCCTAATTTACTTGTTAAAAAAGAAATTAATCAATTAAAAAAAGAATTAAAAACAACAAGCAATCCAAAAGATCTTCAAAAACGTATTGATGAATTATCAGATCAATTAGTGACTAGAAAAACTCTTGAACAAGATATTCAACAAAAAGTAGTTAAATATTTAAAACTTGTAGGGCTTGAAGGTTATGATGAAAGAGAAGTTCATCGTCTATCTGGTGGGCAACAACAAAGAGTTGCAATTGCTAGAGCTTTAATTAATGAACCTAAAGTTTTACTTTTAGATGAACCACTTGCAGCTCTTGACTTAAAGCTTAGACAAGAAATGCAATATGAATTAAAAGAAATACAAAGAAGTGCAGGAATTACTTTTCTTTTTGTAACACATGATCAAGAAGAAGCTTTAACAATAAGTGACAAGATTGTTGTTATGAATCAAGGTGAAATCTATCAAATTGGAACTCCTGAAGATATATATAATGAGCCTGCTAATACATTTGTTGCTAGATTCATTGGTGAATCTAATATTATTGAAGGTGTCATGAAAGATGATTATTTAATTTCTTTTGATGGTGTTGATTACAAATGTGTTGATAGTGGATTTTCTAAAAACGAAAAAGTTGATATAGTTATTCGACCAGAAGATATTGATATTGTAGATGAAACCAAAGGCTTTTTATCAGGTATTGTAGACAGTATTGCCTTTAAAGGTGTCTATTACGAGATTGATGTTAAAACAGAATTTAGAACATATACCATACATACAACTGATTATCATGGGATTGATTCTAAGGTAGGCATTATTTTTGGACCTGAAGATATTCATATCATGGAGAAATGGTAA
- a CDS encoding TetR/AcrR family transcriptional regulator codes for MPTQTFDNLPIDKKNRIIDAILDELGLHTYEHINIQNIIKDAKIPRGSFYQYFKDKDDLFAFFYDYTINIKYKYWDNILSPSLDIPFLERLKSIYLRGYKFSIDYPKFVKVGHRISESQTFRNDENYKKGIKMAIDLYEGFIKTDQEKGIIRKDIDARLLATFITEFIQKVTLDELLNEGFNLNIIETKVNQLIDIIGKGIK; via the coding sequence ATGCCAACACAAACATTTGATAATTTACCTATTGATAAAAAAAATAGAATTATTGACGCAATCCTTGATGAACTTGGATTACATACCTATGAACATATAAATATACAAAATATTATTAAAGATGCAAAAATACCTAGAGGTAGTTTTTATCAATACTTTAAAGATAAAGATGATTTGTTTGCGTTTTTTTATGACTATACAATCAATATAAAATATAAATATTGGGATAATATTTTATCTCCCTCTCTTGATATACCATTTTTAGAAAGATTAAAGTCTATATACTTAAGAGGCTATAAATTTAGTATTGACTATCCAAAATTTGTTAAAGTTGGACATCGAATATCTGAATCTCAAACATTTAGAAATGATGAGAACTACAAAAAAGGTATAAAAATGGCTATAGATTTATATGAAGGTTTCATCAAAACTGATCAAGAAAAAGGGATTATCAGAAAAGATATTGATGCAAGACTATTAGCTACATTCATTACAGAATTTATTCAAAAGGTAACGCTAGATGAACTCCTAAATGAAGGATTCAATTTAAATATCATAGAAACAAAAGTAAATCAACTCATCGATATCATCGGGAAAGGAATCAAATAA
- a CDS encoding ABC transporter ATP-binding protein produces MFKVEDLHYSYPKNKEETIKGISFEIKKGEIFGFLGPSGAGKSTTQKILIKLLDKYQGMITYNNKNILELGGEFYENIGVSFEMPIHFSKMTAMENIDFFLQLYKKNNDVQSLMKKVGLWEDRDKMVSEYSKGMKIRLNIVRALLNSPEMLFLDEPTNGLDPTNAMILKDMIKVFRSEGGTVFITSHIMNDIDQLCDRVAFIVEGEIKEIDTPRNLKLKYGKRVMTLEYKENKKTIHKEFPMDGIGKNEEFLELLKNKEIETLHSGETTLEEIFIMVTGVGLNHES; encoded by the coding sequence ATGTTTAAAGTCGAAGATCTACACTACAGTTATCCAAAAAACAAAGAGGAAACAATTAAAGGTATCTCATTTGAAATTAAAAAAGGAGAGATTTTTGGTTTTCTTGGACCTTCTGGTGCAGGCAAATCAACTACACAAAAAATACTTATTAAATTATTAGATAAGTATCAAGGTATGATTACTTACAATAATAAAAACATCCTAGAACTTGGTGGAGAGTTTTATGAAAACATCGGTGTAAGTTTTGAAATGCCTATTCATTTTTCCAAGATGACAGCTATGGAAAATATTGATTTTTTCTTACAGCTTTATAAAAAAAATAATGATGTCCAATCCCTCATGAAAAAAGTTGGTCTATGGGAAGATAGAGATAAAATGGTCTCTGAATATTCTAAGGGTATGAAGATTAGATTAAACATTGTTAGAGCACTGTTAAATAGCCCAGAGATGCTATTTCTTGATGAACCTACAAATGGACTTGATCCAACAAATGCAATGATTCTAAAAGACATGATTAAAGTCTTTAGATCTGAAGGTGGAACAGTATTTATCACAAGTCATATCATGAATGACATTGATCAACTATGCGATCGAGTTGCGTTTATTGTAGAAGGTGAAATCAAGGAAATTGATACACCAAGAAACTTAAAATTAAAATATGGCAAACGTGTCATGACACTTGAATACAAAGAAAATAAAAAAACGATTCATAAAGAATTTCCAATGGATGGCATTGGTAAAAATGAAGAGTTTTTAGAACTATTAAAAAACAAAGAGATTGAAACACTTCACTCTGGAGAAACCACATTAGAAGAAATCTTCATTATGGTTACAGGTGTTGGACTAAATCATGAATCATAA
- a CDS encoding ABC transporter permease, translating into MNHKLFVLIKGELQRLNKYNVTTISLVVALIWFLLLYFIDDIDILSSMLPFIILVDATMMAIMYIGAMMFFEKTESTISTMLVTPVTNSDLVLSKVIANTIHLLISSMLIIIVFFFIKNVDVNWLWIIVALILSVSFHSLLGFAFSYHTKDFTSMLVGVMIYSFVFLIPPTLNFFNILFKGEVWEYILLIFPTQASIKLIEVGFGAPIEAKFFISLAVIVIGGLALYKYYVLPKFKDYAAKQSGV; encoded by the coding sequence ATGAATCATAAACTTTTTGTTTTAATAAAAGGTGAATTGCAGCGACTTAATAAGTACAATGTTACAACTATTAGTTTAGTCGTTGCTCTTATATGGTTTCTACTTTTATATTTCATAGATGATATTGATATACTTTCATCTATGTTGCCATTCATTATATTAGTAGATGCGACCATGATGGCTATTATGTATATTGGAGCTATGATGTTTTTTGAAAAAACAGAATCAACAATTTCAACCATGTTAGTAACTCCTGTGACAAATAGTGATTTGGTATTATCAAAAGTAATCGCAAATACAATTCATTTATTAATTTCTTCAATGTTAATTATTATTGTCTTTTTCTTCATTAAAAATGTAGATGTGAATTGGTTATGGATCATTGTTGCACTTATCTTATCAGTTTCATTTCATTCCTTATTAGGATTTGCATTTAGCTATCACACAAAAGACTTCACTTCTATGCTTGTTGGAGTTATGATTTATTCTTTTGTATTTCTTATTCCACCTACTTTGAATTTCTTTAATATTTTATTTAAAGGAGAAGTCTGGGAATACATTTTACTTATATTTCCTACTCAAGCTTCAATAAAACTCATTGAAGTAGGATTTGGAGCTCCTATAGAAGCTAAATTCTTTATTAGTTTAGCTGTTATTGTTATTGGAGGCTTAGCATTATATAAATATTATGTGCTTCCTAAGTTCAAAGATTACGCTGCTAAGCAAAGTGGGGTGTAG
- a CDS encoding ABC transporter permease, whose translation MFKRLLKHELKNITKDKMYLFLAVFPIVMAIIAYFLIPYLKDQSTEVVANIVVLVFILLNSFMFGAITAFTLLDDSDDKVLLSLRITPISVKYYVLLKLIISYILGIFATIILLLVTNFIETSNVLDMTYIIILAPLQGPLFALLINSLATNKVEGFVIMKLSGIILMIPIAALFLTKWTELLLGIVPGFWVSRIISMQLIDQDYLLGSTTIYFFVGLIVHLVIGYLLFKLYQKKVNI comes from the coding sequence ATGTTTAAACGACTATTAAAACATGAACTAAAAAATATAACAAAAGATAAGATGTATCTATTTTTAGCAGTTTTCCCTATCGTTATGGCTATCATCGCATATTTTCTTATTCCTTATTTAAAAGATCAATCAACTGAAGTGGTTGCAAACATTGTTGTATTAGTATTTATTTTATTAAATAGTTTTATGTTTGGCGCAATCACTGCATTTACTCTTTTAGATGATTCAGATGATAAAGTTTTATTATCTCTTAGAATCACTCCAATATCAGTTAAATACTATGTTTTGCTTAAACTAATTATAAGCTATATTTTAGGTATATTCGCAACTATCATACTACTTTTAGTCACAAACTTTATAGAAACTTCAAATGTTTTAGATATGACATACATCATCATCTTAGCACCTTTACAAGGACCTCTATTTGCACTTTTAATTAATTCTCTTGCAACAAACAAAGTCGAAGGTTTTGTGATCATGAAATTATCGGGTATTATATTAATGATTCCTATAGCTGCTTTATTCTTAACAAAATGGACTGAACTTCTTTTAGGCATTGTTCCTGGTTTCTGGGTATCTAGAATCATTTCAATGCAATTAATTGATCAAGATTATTTATTAGGTTCAACTACGATTTACTTCTTTGTTGGCCTTATCGTGCATTTAGTCATTGGTTATTTATTATTCAAACTATATCAAAAGAAAGTAAATATTTAA